The Arachis ipaensis cultivar K30076 chromosome B05, Araip1.1, whole genome shotgun sequence nucleotide sequence TTAACgtattatatgtattttttattttttttttcaattttttaagagCTTTTTATTAAGAATTTTTATAAGAATATGGAGATGGGAATTCTCATGGAAACTGTgagaaaacaaaaaatgaaaaatgaggcttagttatcccttacggCAGGAATTGGAGCGAGATCGGAGAAAATTTGTAGCAAGATCCGAGAATTACGAAAAAACGAAAAATGAAAAATGAGGCAGAGTTATCTCTCACAGCAAGATTCGAGGTGGGATCAGGAAAGATTTGGGACGAGATTGGAATTTGGACAGGATTAGGAAACTATGAAAAAACGAAAAATGAAAAATGAGACTCAGTTATCTCTCACAGCGGGATTTGGGGCGAGATCGGAGAAGATTTTGGAGTTTGGGAACCGCCGTGTTGACTTTCCTAATTTCAAGGCGGGATCAAGGAAGATTTGGGAAGAGATCAGGAAAGATTTTGGAGCTCGAAAACCGTTGTGTTGACATCCCTAGTTTCTTTACTTAAAATtctagttttaattatttttcttattattctATTGGATGACTTATATAAGAGAAATAATAGAGAgttatcagaatttattatttatagCTATCATTCAATTATTAACTCATTTTTTTACTCTAATTTTTATAATCTAGTAATTCAATCATATATTTTGTctcatacttttaaatattagagaaaagtacaaataggtccctgacttttTGTTCTGCGGACATTTTCGTtcttgaccattgaaaaatacttttaagtccctgatcttcacaaaatttggacggatcagtccctccgtccaaatgcctccgtcagggactgatccgtccaaatgtctccctcagggactgatccgtccaaattttgtgaagatcagggacttaaaaatatttttcaatggttagggacaaaaatgtccgcgaAACAAAAGGTCAAagacctatttatccttttctctaaATATTAATGACTAACTAATAACCAAGAGGCGTGGCCATGTCTCTAACAATAAATGAGTTGAAATATATGGTTTGTTTAAAAGAAGGAAGAGAGAACATATTTATAAGAATGAAATTATGAAATGGGTAGAATCGAGTATTACCTTGTTAAGGAATGGGGATTCTCCCCTAcgagaaaacaaaaaatagaaaataaagctTAGTTATCCTCCACGACAGGAATTGAGGCGAGATCGGAGAAGATTTTGGGTGAGATCGGGAAATTgcgaaaaaacaaaaaatgagGCCGAGTTATCTCTCACAGCGGGAATCGAGGCGGGATCAGGGAAGATTTGGGGCGAGATCAGGGAAGATTTCGGGCGGGATCGGGAAACTAAGAAGAAACGAAAAAAAAATGAGGCTCAGTTATCTCTCACAGCAAAAATCGAGGCGGGATCAGGAAAGATTTAAGGCGAGACCGGGAAAGATTTTGGAGTTCGAAAACCGCCGTGTTGACATCCCTAGTTTCGAGGTGGGATCAAGGAAGATTTGGGGCGGAATCAGGAAAGATTTTGGAGTTCGAAAATCGCTATGTTGACATCGCTAGTTTCTTTGCCTAAAATTCTAGttttaatgttttttttattattctattgcATAACTTATATAAGAGAAATAATAGAGAgttatcagaatttattatttttagctatcatttaattattaactcctttttttattctaatttttttaatctagtAATTCAATAATATACTTTGTctcatacttttaaatattaatgactaactaataactaaaaataatagaTTTTAATGTTTCCTAACATTTCTCCTTATAAATATAATAAGTAATAACTAAGATGAGCATATATCCGTCTAACAATATATTGTTTTGGAGCATTTTGTAACTtcaattaaattttaaacaaaattagATATGTACAAAACTACAAATTTTTAAATTCTCTTTCCAAGAGTGGCGTGGCCACGTCTCTAACAGTAAATGAGTTGAAATATGTGGTTTGTTTAAAAGAAGGAAGAGAGAACATATTTGTAAGAATGGAATTATAAAATGGGTAGAACCGAGTATTACCTTATTAAGGAATGGAAATTCTCGTAGGAACTACgagaaaacaaaaaatgaaaaataaggcTTAGCTATCCCCCACGGCAGAAATTGAGGCGAGATCAGAAAAGATTTGGGGTGGGATCGGAGAAttacgaaaaaataaaaaatgaaaaatgaggcTGATTTATCTCTCACAGCAGAAATCGAGGCGGGATCAGGGAAGATTTGGAGCGAGATCAAGAAAGATTTGGGGCTGGATCAGGAAACTacaaaaaaacgaaaaaaattaaagaaaatgagGCTCAGTTATCTCTCACAGCGAAAATCGAGGCGGGATCAGGAAAGATTTAAGGCGAGATCGAGAAAGAAACCGCCGTATTGACATCCCTAGTTTCGAGGTGGGATCAAGGAAGATTTGGGGCAGGATCAGAAAAGATTTTGGAGTTCGAAAACCACTGTGTTGACATCCCTAGTTTCTTTGCCTAAAATTCTAGTTTTAATGATTTTTCTTATTATTCTATTGCATGACTTATATAAGAGAAATAATAGAGAgttatcagaatttattatttttagctaTCATTTAATTATTAACTCCTTTTTTTACNNNNNNNNNNNNNNNNNNNNNNNNNNNNNNNNNNNNNNNNNNNNNNNNNNNNNNNNNNNNNNNNNNNNNNNNNNNNNNNNNNNNNNNNNNNNNNNNNNNNNNNNNNNNNNNNNNNNNNNNNNNNNNNNNNNNNNNNNNNNNNNNNNNNNNNNNNNNNNNNNNNNNNNNNNNNNNNNNNNNNNNNNNNNNNNNNNNNNNNNNNNNNNNNNNNNNNNNNNNNNNNNNNNNNNNNNNNNNNNNNNNNNNNNNNNNNNNNNNNNNNNNAATAACTAACTGAGCATATATCCATCTAACAATATATTATTTTGGAGCATTTTGCAACTtcaattaaattttaaacaaaattatatatgtataaaACTACAAATTTTTAAATTCTCTTTCCAAGAGAAGTTGGCCACGTCTCTAACAATTAGTAAGTTGAAATATGTGATTTGCTtaaaagaaggaaaagagaaCATATTTGTAAGAATGAAATTATGAAATGGGTAGAATCGAGTATTACCTTGTTAAGGAATGGGAATTCTCGTGGGAACTAcgagaaaacaaaaaataaaaaataaggctTAGCTATCCCCACGGCAGAAATTGAGGCGAGATCGGAGAAGATTTGGGGTGGGATCGGAGAAttacgaaaaaataaaaaatgaaaaatgaggcTAAGTTATTTCTCACAGTGAAAATTGAGGCGGGATCAGGGAAGATTTGGGGCGAGATCAGGGAAGATTTGGGGCTGGATTGGGGAACTacgaaaaaacgaaaaaaaaaaagaaagaaaatgaggctCAGTTATCTCTCACAGCGAAAATCGAGGCGGTATCAGGAAAGATTTAAGGCGAGATTGGAAAAGATTTTGGAGCTCGAAAATCGCCGTGTTGACATTCCTAATTTCGAAGTTGGATCAAGAAAGATTTGGGGCGGGATCAGGGAAGATTTTAGAGTTCAAAAACCGCTGTGTTGACATCCCTAATTTTTTTgcctaaaattttagttttaatgatttttttattattctattgcATGACTTatatcacttttttatttttcatattggGAAGAAGATGGAGTATGACGCGGTTATGGGAGTCTATGGTGCTTCACGCAGATGTGACGGCTGCGATGAAGAAATCGGACAGTTCGATTTGATGCCAGTAATCATCGGACAGTCCGATTAGGGGCTGGgaaggtacacaaatcggaccgtccgatttgcgaTCCGATTTGTGCCCCCGTCACGTGTCACGCATGCAGGTTGATGAGCCCACCAGGATGTATATACTCCAAAGCTGATTCAATGCCCCATTCCCTTTCACTTTCGAAGCAGCAACCACAAATCATCTTCTCCTCCAACCCCACCAGCTTCATTTATTCATTCTCCTCCATTGATGAacctttgcataaaaaaaaattggatcaCTCATTTTTAACAATgcctagaagaagaagaataaaagatgTCAATCATCTGGAGCTCTACATTGCTAATTATCTTGATCATCCTAACtatgtaagtttttattttaaaaaatttattttaattaaaataataattataatgttAGAGATTAGTAGTTTATTATAATTTGATCGTGGATATGTTTTACTGGTTATTTGATAATGAAAATTTTATTCtgttaaatttaatttgttaattaattaatatcaTGTTTGTGTTTAGGGTTATAGAATGTTGCAATGTGACCATTACATGCTGCTGGATCGGTACAATTCAATAGTGGAGGGGTATTTACGGGACACCGGCTTTTATCATATTTTACAGATTGGAGTTGTCCAATGTCAGTCGGCATTGGTTAATGCTCTGATCGAGAGATGGCGCCCTGAGACTCACACATTTCATTTTTCGGTTGGTGAGTGTGCCGTGACGGTGGAAGACGTGGCGTTAATTTTTGGTCTTCCGACGAATGGTCTGCCAGTTATAGGACCGACACTCAGTAGTTATGAGGCATTAGAGGGTGAATGCTTGGATCAATTAGGTGTTGCACCTAAGAAGGCAGACTGTAGAGGAAGTTTTATCAAGTTGACGTGGTTTCGAAGATTGAAAGATTGTTTAGTGTTGGTTGATGATATTCATATTCAAAGGTACGTGAAGTGCCACATAATGCTATTGTTTGGGACCGTCGTGTTTGGAGATAAGTCTGGGGCAGGGGTGCACTGAAAGTTTCTGTCGTTACTCCATAACATTGTCGGGATCATACAGTTCAGTTGGGGATCGGCATGCCTGGCACGCCTGTATAGAGCGTTGTGTAGGGCAACCGTGTCGACTGTAAGGAGATTGATGGTCTGCTGACACTTTTGCTTATCTTGGCTTGGATCCGTCTACCATTTATTGCGCCGATTCCTGGCAATCCTCGAATCTTTCCAATTGCAAATaggtaaatttaattaataaatgctTTGAAATAGTGTATTTTAAATTGTATTGATAAATGTAAATTAACGAATTGTCTGATGTCAGGTGGCGTAACTGGAAGCGTGAAAATCGGCCTTACAGATTTCGTACCCTTGCTCAGTTTAGGAGAGAACTGGATGGTCTGCAAGAAGGACAGGTTTGTTGTAATAAATAAGTAGTTGTTTTTGTTTAGCCGTATTATTATTCAGTGTGTAATCCTCTTTTACTTGCATAATGTGTGCAGTTTGTTTGGGAGGCTTATGCAATTGGTCGGATCGATCCAGACGTGATTCCTCCTGACATCCGTCAGCATTTGGCTATTTGGAGTGCCACAATTCCGCTTATATCTTTTGAATGCATTGAGTGGCATGCATCTGATAGACTGAGGAAGCAATTTGACTTGACTCAAGGCGTTCCTCATCAAGAGCGGGATCTAGGTGAAGCACACGGCGTTCCTCATACTTTTTAATATTAACGACTaactaataacaaaaaataatagattttttatgtttcctaatattcttttttatataAATGTAATAACTAACATGAGCATATATCCATCTAACAATATATGATTTTGGAGCATTTTATAACTTCAATTAAATTTTAAACCAAAAATTGATATGTACAAAACTACAAATTGTCAAATTCTCTTTTCAAGAGAGGCGTGGTCACGTCTCTAACAATAAATGAGTTGAAATATGtggtttatttaaaaaaagaaagagagaacatATTTGTAAGAATGAAATTATGAAATGGATAGAACCGAGTATTACCTTGTTAAGAAATGAGAATTTTCGTGGGAACTGNNNNNNNNNNNNNNNNNNNNNNNNNNNNNNNNNNNNNNNNNNNNNNNNNNNNNNNNNNNNNNNNNNNNNNNNNNNNNNNNNNNNNNNNNNNNNNNNNNNNNNNNNNNNNNNNNNNNNNNNNNNNNNNNNNNNNNNNNNNNNNNNNNNNNNNNNNNNNNNNNNNNNNNNNNNNNNNNNNNNNNNNNNNNNNNNNNNNNNNNNNNNNNNNNNNNNNNNNNNNNNNNNNNNNNNNNNNNNNNNNNNNNNNNNNNNNNNNNNNNNNNNNNNNNNNNNNNNNNNNNNNNNNNNNNNNNNNNNNNNNatagtttatttaaaaaaaaaaagagaatatatttataataatgaaATTACAAAATGGATAGAACCAGTATTACCTTGTTATTTGTGCATCATCAATGTTTGCTTCTACTTTGATGTGTGATGGTGAATACTGAATAGTCCGTGACAGACATTAAGAGTTAAAATTATgataaatggaaaaataaaaactaCAGAGATTCTTTAATAATTATGTTGAAGATATTCTTCCATATGCAAATTGCAAAATATGGGTTTGGTGAAATCGGAGAGCTTTGCGACAAAAATATTTACTGCTACAGTTCATGTGCTTAAAAAAGTTTGCTTGTCATTTCCCTCTCACAACGATGACAGCAAGTCAGAAAGCAttttattgaattattgatttggGTACTTTAGTAATTTAATTCGTTATATATTCCTACATTGGAGTAAATCCCGGTGTATTGTGGGTTATAGACCGTTTGGTTTAGGACTTTTGGGTAAACTTGAGGTAGAGATTTTTACTGAATGCATTTTAAGTTTATTGGTGAGTTTTGgtatattttattattagaaatttgATTAATTCAGTTTGAAAAAATATTACCAATGATATATCAGGAATACCAACAAGAGAGAaggtcaaaaaataaaaaaaggaaaaagcttCAATTAAAGAAAATTGGGATTTTCTAGACCGAGAAAATTAAGATTTTTGTTGAATTGATAAAATTTATTGTGCATAAAAGATAATCTAACTGTACAAGTCAATaacattaatatatataatacatatatatacgcacataaaaaattatatatacattaaaattaattattatatatttatgtatatgtattattatttatttttaatatatcttttatattttaatatatattttatattaataattaattttaataattgataTTAGTATACATCTaacataattaaataataataatgaattatGTTTCATAACAATATACAATAGTATATCATTTTATATTTCAAATTTCATATATAGCTTTCCTCcatcttttaatattttataatgaTATAAGATtgtttttttcttatttgattttggtCGCTGTTTCACATGAACTCATGTGATGTGAGCAAGGAGCCAAGGAGcatatttagttatttacatttcatgGAACATCCCCTTCTTACACAAATCATACTGGTCCACAAATGCAAATGCAATTTGGTTTGCCAAACTTAACTCTAGCGAGGGAATGGGCACTGCCCCTGAGTTGTTGGCTCATAATAATTGCATTTGCATAAACAAAAATGTCATGTGTGGTGGTGTGTACAATACATATTAGTTACCATATTATTTATCatatatttttgtataaatacataaataattttacaaaattataataGTATAGATgtcatattttattatatatttaatataaacataaataattaatttagtgattaatttttttttagtttttttacaCCTTATATAAATAAATGATGCATAAAAAAGAAGTAAATACTAAATCTGTATCTCAAAGATTTTGACGCCGACAAAATGATATCTGatttttgttattaataaaataactcttgaaagattttaaaatttgacaaaatcacCCAACCGTGAAAAAATGATGTCACGAAAAACGTTGATATAGTCGGCTACAtcagcatttttttctttttccttcactgTGATAGTCATCTTTCTACGGTTGAgtgattttgtcaaattttaaaatctttcaagaattattttgtcaataacaaaaatcAAGTACCATTTTATCAACGTCAAAATCTTTTAGGTACCGATTTAATATTTATCTCCATTAGAAAAAAGCATCTATTAAATGTTAGGCATGGTGCTCAAAGTTGTACAtactattaaaatattattagagTTATTAATAGTTGGGAGTTAAGTTAGTAATAGCTAGTAGTTAGTagataaatatttataaaattagctGGTAATATCCTTATAAATAGGTTGACTCTTGAATCATGTAACAACAACTTCATATATAACATTatcttcttattttgctctccTTCCTAAAATTTGACATAGTATCAAAGCTATGGTATCCTTCTCAAAAAGGATAAGTCATTAGTTTTTCGATAAAAAATCACCATGCTTCTTCTTCAAACCCAAATAATCAATCTCCAATGTCTTTTTTCTCTCTGATGACAAAATCATCTTTTAATGTAGCACAAGATCCCAAGGGCTTTTTTTATATTTATCCTAGTGAAAATTAAATCTTTGTCCTTGTCACTCTTGTCTTTATTGGCAGTAACTATCACTCTTGTGTCAATTCTTTTCTATAACCATTATCTCCAAAAATAAATATGGCTTTCTCATTGGCTCCATTCCTTCTCTTCTAAACTAATGATCCTCTGTTTTTAATATGGGAGTGTTGCAATATCCTGGTGTTGTGTTGTCTTGGCTATTTTATTTCCTCTCTCCATCTATTAATTACCCAAAATTATGGTCATCGAGAGGTGAAATGCACTTTCACGCGCCTCTCAAAGTTTGCACATTTTCTCCCTCTCTTTATCTATGTGTTCAGCCCACTGCCAGTCACTCTGCGCAATCGCGGCGTCccctctcctttcttctctcttttttttcctgcTCCTCCCTAGTTATCTCACTCTTGTATCACTCTCAAACACAGAGAGCAGTAGCTATGTTCTTCCTTTTCGTCATGACTAGAATCGCTGGCC carries:
- the LOC107640177 gene encoding protein MAIN-LIKE 2-like; the encoded protein is MSPPGCIYSKADSMPHSLSLSKQQPQIIFSSNPTSFIYSFSSIDEPLHKKKLDHSFLTMPRRRRIKDVNHLELYIANYLDHPNYGYRMLQCDHYMLLDRYNSIVEGYLRDTGFYHILQIGVVQCQSALVNALIERWRPETHTFHFSVGECAVTVEDVALIFGLPTNGLPVIGPTLSSYEALEGECLDQLGVAPKKADCRGSFIKLTWFRRLKDCLVLVDDIHIQRYVKCHIMLLFGTVVFGDKSGAGVH